The Mercenaria mercenaria strain notata chromosome 10, MADL_Memer_1, whole genome shotgun sequence genome contains a region encoding:
- the LOC123561304 gene encoding cilia- and flagella-associated protein 91-like has translation MATQTQTLRKAPVQMSRTHDYLYDNLHVLASERDHARATFKAHTSTDRVKRVPVYKTMFSELRHHPRFQMRLDVTDPVPKFVSRQWRGYADQHREQILRYTTFNYDPSVQVPAKEYSTANVRGNDRYKFFRRPIIPFLQQVPPEVLLATTRHDPLAGPDMAVERPPTPLTRTVEIQTDYRDSEAQTDPYTPEYVVRPGSAPELLTLATLSYGRGLPAGLAEVEMIERARAKRAWEATLPPLNDTSQLEKRKKMMDEMERKEWALRESEIEKLQEARLEVLKQLLKQREENHQELNIKRLDKLWSKKQREKEGRIKKIRNEHIKTIRKLTEKRRKVEGKLERRDVINDFSNFGSQSYAPLTRVGIFIDRGSEQFVVKSRHLNTYQGLMELEASLPDFVTQPRIKAPRPKTVTKTGFVKRKYRQEVELMDMHNTLKEEKLKGQEEPKPLRFLQKIEKPIPRPPTPNVEVPSEEEEERELGVIFLQQVIRGRAIQNMMYEGKEKRMELIRELRSTHALQDAEQTMKKQEKQATLALQRQRRLHEHQESLVDEALAKVEGESLGDMFDFLSKELIRLQEERRIHAFSMLAERQRRIREAEESGRRQVEERRRREEDEIFKQVVNVHQNSVDSYLESIVLDSIDNTADAQARFEVSELATKINDVAYDMEDKRSQLESEEIVADLVHCFLIPEVKKQTVREKIKRDQRKFLLAAHKEIHKDSEDVISMYPRVPKTAETSSTTPTPDTPQK, from the exons ATGGCCACTCAAACACAAACACTTCGAAAGGCACCCGTTCAGATGTCAAGAACTCATGATTATCTCTACG ataaTCTGCATGTTCTTGCGAGTGAACGGGACCATGCTAGAGCCACATTTAAAGCCCACACAAGTACGGACAGAGTT AAACGGGTGCCAGTCTACAAGACCATGTTCAGTGAATTGCGACATCATCCAAGGTTCCAAATGCGACTTGATGTCACTGATCCTGTCCCAAAGTTTGTTTCTCGTCAGTGGCGAGGTTATGCTGATCAGCACAGGGAGCAGATTCTGCGATACACAACATTTAATTACGATCCTAGTGTACAAGTTCCAGCAAAGGAGTATTCTACTGCTAATGTACGAGGAAATGACAGGTACAAGTTTTTCAGGAGGCCCATCATTCCATTCTTACAACAAGTTCCTCCAGAGGTTTTATTGGCAACTACAAGACATGATCCCCTTGCTGGGCCAGATATGGCTGTGGAAAGGCCTCCAACCCCATTGACCCGTACGGTGGAGATCCAGACAGATTACAGAGATTCAGAGGCTCAGACGGACCCTTACACGCCAGAGTATGTTGTGAGGCCAGGTTCTGCCCCAGAACTTCTAACCTTGGCTACACTCTCTTATG GACGTGGATTACCAGCTGGCTTGGCCGAGGTGGAAATGATTGAACGTGCACGAGCTAAACGTGCATGGGAGGCTACCCTACCACCATTGAATGATACTTCCCAACTAGAGAAGCGCAAGAAAATGATGGATGAAATGGAAAGGAAAGAATGGGCTCTTAGAGAATCAGAGATAGAAAA GTTGCAAGAGGCAAGACTGGAAGTACTGAAACAATTACTGAAACAAAGAGAAGAAAATCATCAAGAATTAAACATCAAAAGACTTGATAAATTATG GTCAAAGAAACAAAGAGAAAAAGAGGGAAGGATAAAGAAGATCAGAAATGAGCATATCAAAA CTATTAGGAAACTTACAGAAAAGAGGAGAAAAGTTGAAGGAAAACTTGAGCGCAGAGATGTTATCAATGACTTCTCCAATTTCGGCTCCCAGTCTTACGCCCCACTTACTCGTGTTGGTATCTTTATTGATCGCGGTTCAGAACAGTTTGTGGTGAAGAGTCGTCACTTAAATACATATCAGGGTCTGATGGAGCTGGAGGCATCACTACCGGACTTTGTCACACAGCCAAGAATTAAAGCACCTAGACCAAAGACGGTAACAAAGACAGGCTTTGTGAAACGTAAATACAGACAAGAAGTTGAACTCATGGACATGCATAAC ACGCTAAAGGAGGAGAAGTTGAAGGGTCAAGAGGAGCCAAAACCATTGAGATTCCTTCAGAAGATTGAGAAGCCGATACCAAGACCCCCGACGCCGAACGTGGAAGTCCCATCTGAGGAGGAAGAGGAGAGAGAGTTGGGCGTGATCTTCTTACAGCAGGTGATACGAGGACGAGCTATTCAGAATATG ATGTATGAAGGAAAGGAGAAGCGCATGGAGCTGATACGAGAGTTGCGCAGCACACATGCATTACAGGACGCTGAACAGACAATGAAGAAACAAGAGAAACAAGCAACACTTGCATTACAGAGACAGAGAAGGTTACATGAACATCAG gaATCATTAGTGGATGAAGCATTAGCTAAGGTTGAAGGTGAAAGTCTTGGTGACATGTTTGACTTCCTTAGTAAGGAACTGATCAGGCTTCAGGAGGAGCGCAGAATTCACGCTTTCTCCATGCTGGCTGAGCGACAGAGAAGAATCCGAGAGGCAGAGGAAAGTGGACGACGACAGGTGGAGGAGAGAAGACGTAGAGAGgaagatgaaatatttaaacag GTTGTCAATGTTCATCAGAATAGTGTTGACAGTTACCTAGAATCTATTGTACTTGATTCAATAGACAACACTGCTGATGCCCAGGCTAGATTCGAGGTCTCAGAACTTGCTACCAAGATAAATGATGTTGCATATGACATGGAGGATAA ACGTTCTCAACTTGAATCAGAAGAAATTGTTGCTGATCTTGTCCACTGCTTCCTTATACCTGAAGTGAAAAAGCAAACAGTCAGAGAAAAAA TAAAACGTGACCAGAGGAAGTTCCTGTTAGCTGCTCATAAGGAGATTCATAAAGATAGTGAAGATGTGATATCCATGTATCCACGAGTCCCAAAAACTGCCGAAACATCAAGTACAACACCCACGCCTGATACACCTCAGAAGTGA